AATTCCTCCCTGAGCTGTTTTTTTCATGGCATCGTTAGTTCCCCATGAAGTTTTAGTAGTAGATTTTCTAATTACCTGATCTAAAACAAATGAAATTCCAATGTTTGCTTTTACACCTGCGAATAATGCTGGTACATTATTGTAATCAGAGTTTAAAGCGTTGAAATCTTTGTTTAAAACATCAATTTGAGATTGAATTTGAGTGTTGGAAATATTCTCTGCAGTTGTTCTGTACAAAACGTTTACCACAACAGGAATTTCAATTTTACCATTTACAAGACGGCCTTGGAATTTTTTGTCACCATGCTGGATTGTAAATTCTTCGATTTCATTCATTGTGATGGCAAGAGCCGGATTAGCTTTCAATTGAGCTTCTAATACGTCCTGGGTGGCACAGGCACGACGGCTTGCAACTGCTGCTTCAGGAGCTGAAGATTCAGTTTGGTCATTTTGACAAGAAAACAGCACTAATGCTGTAATTGCAGAAATAATAACTTTTTTCATAATAATCGGGGTTTTTTGTTATAAAATATTAGTTTTGGTTAACCAGATCGCAATTTTATAACAAATTCATTTTGTAGCCAAATTTTTATAATGATTTATTTGTGAGAATTTTACAAAGCCTTGTAAATTCTGGTTCTTACAAAAATGTTAAATTTATTTTTATGATGTAATTTCTTATTATTGAATGTTTTAACACCTAAAAAAGTTCTTAAACCATCTTAAAAATACTTTACCAGAAGTTTGTTTAACTTAATTTTAAGATTTATTCCCAATCTGTATACACTAATTGGATAAAGAAATCAGTAAAGACCGTCTTTTTACGTAGGAAGATATTTTATAAAGAAGTAATCTCGTATAAAGCAATACTTGCTGCCTGAACTACATTCATGCTGCTGTTTTTTCCAAACATATTGATGTGGACAATTTGATGTGAAATTTCTAAAAGATCTTCTGAAATGCCACTGATTTCGTTGCCTATTAAAAGTGCAGTTTTTTTATTTTGAGGTATAACAACTTCTTTCAACGGTTTGCTGTTACTTGCGATTTCTAAGGCAATAATTTCGAAATCATTTTTCTGCAGATATTCAATTAATGCTGCGTTTTCTTCAATAATCTGATGCGGTACATGAAGATGTGTGCTTCGGGAAGTTTTGTTGATTTTTCTTGGCGTAAGCGGAATATCTTTTCCTAAAAAGATGATATTTTCTACGCCAAAAGCTTCTGAAATTCTAAAAAGTGAACCAATATTCTGCTGAAAATAAATATGATCGCAGACTAAAGTTATCGGAAAAGTTTTTCGTTCAAACTGGTTTTCTTCGTGGGTAAGCTGCACTTTTTAAATGTTAATTGGTAAAAATATAATTAATGATATTCGCACCCATCTTTAAGGCTTTTTCGCGAACATTTGCGGGATCGTTGTGTACTTCGGCATCTTCCCAGCCGTCTCCTAAATCACATTCGTAAGTATATAGTAAAACCAGTTTATTTTCTACAAAAACTCCAAATGCCTGCGGACGTGTTCCGTCGTGTTCGTGTATTTTCGGAAGTCCGTTTGGGAAAGAAAACGGCTTTTGAAAAATAGCGTGGTTGGCTGGAATTTCAACTAAATCATTATTAGGAAATATTTTTTTAATTTCTTTTCGAATGTATTGATCCATTCCATAATTATCGTCGATGTGAAGAAATCCGCCTCCGTTTAAATAATTTCTCAGATTCGTAATATCAGAATCGCTGAAAACCACATTTCCGTGTCCAGTCATGTGTACAAATGGGTAGGACAATAAATCAGGATTGCTTAGTTCTACTGTTGAAGGTTTTGTTTTTATACGTGTATTGATATTCGAATTGCAAAAACGAATCAAATTTGGCAGCGAAGTCGGATTGGCGTACCAGTCACCGCCGCCGCTGTATTTTAATAAAGCGATTTCCTGAGAAAAGGATGGAAGAGAAACTAATAAAAATAAAAGCAGTAGTTTTTTCATAGTTTATGCAACAATAATTTAGTTTGAGGTTTCATTAAAAAATACCACACTATGACAAGCCACAACAGCAGCAGTTTCCGTTCGTAAACGTGTATTTCCTAAAGTTACAGGCTGATAATGGTTTTCTATTGCCAGTTTTATTTCTTTTTCGGAGAAATCTCCTTCAGGGCCAATTAACAATGTCACATTTTCATTTGGCTTTAAAGTTTCCTTCAAAGATTTTTTGTCTGTTTCTTCGCAATGAGCAATAAATTGAAGTCCTTGATTTTTTTGTTTGATGAATTCTTTAAATGAAACCGCTTCATTTAATTTAGGCAGAAACGTTTCATTTGATTGTTTCATGGCAGACAAAATAATTTTTTCAAAACGGTCTAAATTCACCACTTTTCTTTCAGAGCGGTCGCAGATTATAGGCGTGATTTCTTGTATTCCAATTTCAGTAGCTTTTTCTAAAAACCATTCAAAACGATCGTTCATTTTGGTTGGTGCTACTGCCAGATGCAAACGAAATTTTGGTTCGGGCGATTTGGTAATCGAAATAACATCTACAATGCATTTATTGTCTGAAGCCAACGTGATTTCGGTTTCAAACAATATACCTTTCCCATTCGTAACATGCAGTATATCCGAATCTTTTTTACGCAAAACTTTTATAATATGTCGGCTTTCTTCTTTATCAAAAGAAAAACTTTGGGTTGTTTCGTCTATATCAGGATTAAAAAATAACTGCATACTTAAAATTTAATTCTCGCTTTTGAAACCACAGCAGACGTTTCAAAACGGTTAGATAAAAATTTCTGATAGCCTACAATTCCAATCATAGCAGCATTATCTGTAGTATATTCAAATTTCGGAATAAAAGTTTTCCAGCCGTATCTGCCTTCGCTTTCTTTCAGCGTGTTTCTAATTCCTGAGTTGGCCGAAACACCACCGCCAATCGCAATTTGTTTGATTCCGGTTTCTTTGACAGCCAATTTTATTTTGTCCATCAAAATTTCGATAATCGTATGCTGAATAGAAGCGCAGATATCATTGAGGTTTTCTTCTATGAAATTAGGATTTTCCTGTTTGTTTTTCTGAATGAAATATAAAATAGCCGTTTTTAATCCAGAGAAACTAAAATCCAATCCCGGAACTTTAGGTTTTGTAAAAGCAAATGCTTTTGGATTTCCTTCTTTAGCATATTTATCAATTAAAGGTCCGCCTGGATAAGGCAGTCCTAAAATTTTGGCACTTTTGTCAAAAGCTTCTCCTACGGCATCATCAGTCGTTTCGCCAATGATTTCCATATCAAAAAAACCGTTGACTTTTACGATTTGTGTATGTCCGCCGCTGATAGTTAATGCTAAAAATGGAAACTCAGGTTTGTCATATCCTTCTTCATCAATAAAATGAGCCAGAATATGAGCATGCATGTGATTTACAGCAATTAACGGAATATTTAAGGCTAATGATAATGATTTGCTGAAAGAAGTTCCCACTAGTAAAGACCCCATTAAACCCGGACCTTGTGTAAAGGCAATGGCGTTTAGCTGTTCTTTTTGTACATTTGCCTTCTTAAGGGCAGCATCGATTACGGGAACTATATTTTGCTGATGGGCTCTCGAAGCTAATTCTGGAACCACACCGCCATATTGATTGTGAATTAACTGATTGGCCACAACATTTGAGAGTACTTTATCGTTATGTAAAACTGCAGCAGCAGTATCATCGCACGAACTTTCGATGGCTAAAATAAAAACCTCTGAATTTTGCATATAAAGGCACGATTTTGGATTATATTTGACAAATAAATTTATTAATTTTATTTGTGTAAAGCAGATGCCAAAATTAAAGAATTTTTATCAATAACAGCGGTCCTTTGTCTGTTCAAATTAAATTAACAAAAACAATAATAAAACAAGGTTATCAAAAAAGTAAAAAAAATAGTATCCAGAACTCTGATTGGCTTAATTTTACTTTTGCTGGTACTTGCTATCACCTTGTCCCTTCCGGTTGTACAAACCAAAATTGCCAATTATATTACTGATACATTAAATAACGATTTTAAAACCGATATTACAGTTGAGCGAACTGCTATTAATATTTTTGGCGGTGTAAAACTTAAAAAAGTCCTTATACGCGATCATCATAAAAATACTTTGATTTATTCGGATATTATTTCCACTGATATTTTGAGTATTAAAAGGATGCTCGACGGTGATTTGATTTTTGGCGATCTTCGTTTGACGGGATTGATTTTTAATCTGAAAACCTATAAAAACGAGGATGAAAACAATATTAATAAGTTTATTAAATTGTTTGAAACCGGAAAAAAGAGTCAGTCAAAAAGACATTTTTTGATGACAGCGCGAAATGCTTACATCTCAAACGGAAGTTTTTCTGTGGTAGATGAAAACAAAAAAACACCTCAATTTTTAGATTTCAAAAAGCTAAACGCTTACATCAGTGATTTTAAAATATACGGGCCAGAAGTAAATACAACGATTCACCGTTTTTCATTTTTAGATCACAGAGGATTGTATGTTTCCAACTTTGCCGGTAAATTCAGTTATAATAAAAAACAAATTAAGGTTGAAAATTTAGCTATTAAAACCAAAAGGTCTTGGATTTACGGAAAGGCAATCTTAAATTATAAAGTTGGCGATTTCCTTGAGTTTACAGATAAAGTAAAGTTTGATGTGGCTCTGGATTCTTCTTCTATTGCTTCAAATGACATTCGTTATTTTTACGATGGTTTGGGTAAAAACCAGCATTTTAAAGTAAAAACCAAAATCAAAGGACCTTTAAATAATCTGAATTTAAATCATCTTAGACTTAGCGATACCAATGGTTCTAAAATTTACGGAACGATTAATTTCAAAAATCTTTTAGGCGATAAAACACAGAAATTTTCAATGGACGGAAAGTTTGATAAACTGCTTTCCAGTTATGATAATTTAGTTGTGCTGCTTCCTGGAATTCTGGGAAAAAGTCTTCCAAAGGAACTTAAAAAAATCGGGAAGTTTAATATTATAGGTAAAGCGAAAGTTACAACTGTAGATCTCGACACGAATTTTAAAATGGCAACCGATTTAGGAAACGGAAAAGTCGATCTTCATATGAATAATATGGATTTTATCGACAAAGCTTCGTATTCTGGAAATATCGTGTTGGATAATTTTAATATTGGTGCTGTTTTAGATCGGAAAGACCTTGGAAGAACAACTCTTAATCTGGATGTTGATGGAGTTGGTTTTACAAAAAAATATCTAAATACTATTGTAAAAGGAGATATCAGCAAATTGTACTATAATAATTATACCTATAATAATATTGTAGTAAATGGTAATTTCAAACTTCCTTATTATAAAGGTAAAGTAAATATTAGCGACCCAAACCTGAGTTTGACATTTGACGGATTGGTAGATTTAAGTAAACGTGAAAGCCGTTACGATTTTCATATCAATGTCGAAAATTCAGATTTGCGTAAGCTGAAGTTTATTAACGATTCTATTTCTTATTTTAAAGGAGATGCGGTTGTGCAGGTAACTGGAAATTCAATCGAGAATCTTCAGGGAGATATTTATATTAAAGATGCTGAATATCAAAATCCAAAAGCAACGTATGCTTTTGATGAAATTACTGTAAGTTCGAATTTCGATGCTGATAAACTGAGAACCATAACCATAAACTCTAATGATGTTGTAAATGGTAAAATTATAGGGAAATTTCAGTTTGGGCAGTTGGATAAACTGGTTATGAATTCCGTTGGAAGTTTGTATACCAATTACAAACCGTATAAAGTTAAAAAAGGACAATTTTTACGTTTCAATTTCCACGTATATAATAAGGTAGTCGAAATGCTGTATCCTGATATGAAAATTGATTCGAGTACCGTTGTGCGCGGAAAAATAGATTCGGACCAACAGGAATTTAAATTCAGATTTAAATCTCAGCAAATTACCGCTGATAAAAATACATTTGATAATATCCGAATCAATATCGATAATAAAAACCCGCTTTATAATGCTTATGTAGAGCTGGACAGTATTAAAACACCTTATTATAAGATCCGTGATTTTAATTTAATCAATGTAACTTCAAAAGATACTTTGTTTGTTCGTTCGGAATTTAAAGGTGGAGATAAAGGACAGGATTATTTCAATCTCGATTTGTTTCATACTATCGATAAAAATAAAAACAACATTGTAGGAATTAAGAAATCCGAAATGAAGTTTAAAGATTATTTGTGGTATTTAAATGAAAATGCAGAAAAAGATAATCAAATTGTTTTTGATCAGTATTTTAAAAACTTTACCATTAATAATATAGTCTTGTCGCATGAGAATCAAAAAATCGATTTGAATGGTATTATTAAAGGTAAAGATTATAAAGATGTTGTCCTCAATTTTGAAGATGTCGATATCAATAAGATTACCCCGTTTAATTCCAAATTTGTCTTTAATGGTAATTTGAACGGAAAGATTAATTACAAGCAGAATAAAAATGTGTATCAGCCCACGGCAACTATTGTAATTGATCATCTAAATTTAAATAAAGTCGATCTCGGAACTTTGAATTTTGATATTTCTGGTGATGAAAGCTTTCGAAAGTTTACTGTAAATTCCTCTATTGTAAATGGTTTTGCAGAATCGTTTAGGGCAAATGGTACTTTTGCAATCGAAAACAAAGAAACCATACTGGATATGAGCTTAAAACTCGAAGGTTTCAATCTGGCTACGTTAGGAACGGTTGGAGGAGATGTCTTGTCGAATATTAGAGGATCTGTTTCAGGAAACGCTTCAGTTGTTGGAAATTTAAATAAGCCGGAAATAAACGGACGTTTGTATGTGGAAAAAGCCGGAATGACAATTCCATATCTAAATACTGATTATGAGTTAAGCGATCGAACCGTAATCGATTTGACCGACGAAAAATTCTTGTTTAGAAATAATCAGTTAACCGATACTAAGTATAAAACAAAAGGATTGCTAA
This is a stretch of genomic DNA from Flavobacterium endoglycinae. It encodes these proteins:
- a CDS encoding zinc metalloprotease, with translation MKKVIISAITALVLFSCQNDQTESSAPEAAVASRRACATQDVLEAQLKANPALAITMNEIEEFTIQHGDKKFQGRLVNGKIEIPVVVNVLYRTTAENISNTQIQSQIDVLNKDFNALNSDYNNVPALFAGVKANIGISFVLDQVIRKSTTKTSWGTNDAMKKTAQGGIAPTSPTTKLNMWSCTIGGGILGYAQFPGGASSTDGVVIDPKYFGLSGSANAPFNLGRTATHEVGHWMNLRHIWGDATCGSDLVSDTPTHNTANYGVPAYPHYSTCSGTPVEMTMNYMDYVDDAAMYMFSTGQKNRIAAIFTSGGARASFAQP
- a CDS encoding TrmH family RNA methyltransferase; amino-acid sequence: MQLTHEENQFERKTFPITLVCDHIYFQQNIGSLFRISEAFGVENIIFLGKDIPLTPRKINKTSRSTHLHVPHQIIEENAALIEYLQKNDFEIIALEIASNSKPLKEVVIPQNKKTALLIGNEISGISEDLLEISHQIVHINMFGKNSSMNVVQAASIALYEITSL
- a CDS encoding DUF4159 domain-containing protein — protein: MKKLLLLFLLVSLPSFSQEIALLKYSGGGDWYANPTSLPNLIRFCNSNINTRIKTKPSTVELSNPDLLSYPFVHMTGHGNVVFSDSDITNLRNYLNGGGFLHIDDNYGMDQYIRKEIKKIFPNNDLVEIPANHAIFQKPFSFPNGLPKIHEHDGTRPQAFGVFVENKLVLLYTYECDLGDGWEDAEVHNDPANVREKALKMGANIINYIFTN
- a CDS encoding 16S rRNA (uracil(1498)-N(3))-methyltransferase — its product is MQLFFNPDIDETTQSFSFDKEESRHIIKVLRKKDSDILHVTNGKGILFETEITLASDNKCIVDVISITKSPEPKFRLHLAVAPTKMNDRFEWFLEKATEIGIQEITPIICDRSERKVVNLDRFEKIILSAMKQSNETFLPKLNEAVSFKEFIKQKNQGLQFIAHCEETDKKSLKETLKPNENVTLLIGPEGDFSEKEIKLAIENHYQPVTLGNTRLRTETAAVVACHSVVFFNETSN
- the tsaD gene encoding tRNA (adenosine(37)-N6)-threonylcarbamoyltransferase complex transferase subunit TsaD gives rise to the protein MQNSEVFILAIESSCDDTAAAVLHNDKVLSNVVANQLIHNQYGGVVPELASRAHQQNIVPVIDAALKKANVQKEQLNAIAFTQGPGLMGSLLVGTSFSKSLSLALNIPLIAVNHMHAHILAHFIDEEGYDKPEFPFLALTISGGHTQIVKVNGFFDMEIIGETTDDAVGEAFDKSAKILGLPYPGGPLIDKYAKEGNPKAFAFTKPKVPGLDFSFSGLKTAILYFIQKNKQENPNFIEENLNDICASIQHTIIEILMDKIKLAVKETGIKQIAIGGGVSANSGIRNTLKESEGRYGWKTFIPKFEYTTDNAAMIGIVGYQKFLSNRFETSAVVSKARIKF
- a CDS encoding translocation/assembly module TamB domain-containing protein, producing MLVLAITLSLPVVQTKIANYITDTLNNDFKTDITVERTAINIFGGVKLKKVLIRDHHKNTLIYSDIISTDILSIKRMLDGDLIFGDLRLTGLIFNLKTYKNEDENNINKFIKLFETGKKSQSKRHFLMTARNAYISNGSFSVVDENKKTPQFLDFKKLNAYISDFKIYGPEVNTTIHRFSFLDHRGLYVSNFAGKFSYNKKQIKVENLAIKTKRSWIYGKAILNYKVGDFLEFTDKVKFDVALDSSSIASNDIRYFYDGLGKNQHFKVKTKIKGPLNNLNLNHLRLSDTNGSKIYGTINFKNLLGDKTQKFSMDGKFDKLLSSYDNLVVLLPGILGKSLPKELKKIGKFNIIGKAKVTTVDLDTNFKMATDLGNGKVDLHMNNMDFIDKASYSGNIVLDNFNIGAVLDRKDLGRTTLNLDVDGVGFTKKYLNTIVKGDISKLYYNNYTYNNIVVNGNFKLPYYKGKVNISDPNLSLTFDGLVDLSKRESRYDFHINVENSDLRKLKFINDSISYFKGDAVVQVTGNSIENLQGDIYIKDAEYQNPKATYAFDEITVSSNFDADKLRTITINSNDVVNGKIIGKFQFGQLDKLVMNSVGSLYTNYKPYKVKKGQFLRFNFHVYNKVVEMLYPDMKIDSSTVVRGKIDSDQQEFKFRFKSQQITADKNTFDNIRINIDNKNPLYNAYVELDSIKTPYYKIRDFNLINVTSKDTLFVRSEFKGGDKGQDYFNLDLFHTIDKNKNNIVGIKKSEMKFKDYLWYLNENAEKDNQIVFDQYFKNFTINNIVLSHENQKIDLNGIIKGKDYKDVVLNFEDVDINKITPFNSKFVFNGNLNGKINYKQNKNVYQPTATIVIDHLNLNKVDLGTLNFDISGDESFRKFTVNSSIVNGFAESFRANGTFAIENKETILDMSLKLEGFNLATLGTVGGDVLSNIRGSVSGNASVVGNLNKPEINGRLYVEKAGMTIPYLNTDYELSDRTVIDLTDEKFLFRNNQLTDTKYKTKGLLNGTIEHHNFGDWKLDLTITSKRLLALDTKDSEDAAYFGTAFINGTASIKGPTESLFIKVDAKSEKGTEVKIPINNAQSVGESSWIHFVTPKEKYNLANGIVERTRNYNGLELEFDFDITPDAEVEVILDRNSGHGMKGKGYGSLLFKINTLGKFNMWGDFQAYEGTYNFKYGGLIDKKFAVKKGGSIIWEGNPMRAQLNLEAVYKTTANPAVLLDNTSSFNKKVPVEVVIGLRGDLASPEPNFDIQFPSVSNVLKSEIQYKLDDKDIRQTQALYLLSTGSFMSTDGFSQGDFSGTLTETASSLLGGIIKSDNDKVNIDLNYVSADRRMGQEADGQFVANISSQVNERITINGKLGVPVGGVNESAIVGDIEILYRVNEDGSMNLRLFNKENDINYVGQGIGYTQGVGISYEVDFDTFSELVNKIFKSHKLERAIKNSDDFQDSNLNPDFINFNKRKEEEKDKKKSEKKQEEKKTPPKSNNEAVIPDNDF